Genomic DNA from Paracoccus sp. MBLB3053:
GACGAAGGACCGGATTTCGAAGTGGTCTACGCTTCGGCCGATGCAGCGGCGGGCGAGAAGGTGTTCGGCAAGTGCAAGGCCTGCCACAAGCTTGACGGCAGCGATGGCGTCGGTCCGCACCTGAACGGCGTCGTCGGTCGGACAGTCGCGAGTGTCGGAGGCTTTTCCTATTCCGACGGGATGCAGGCGCATGGCGGCGATTGGACACCTGCGGCGCTGCAGGAATTCCTCACGAGCCCGAAATCGGTCGTGAAGGGCACGAAGATGGCCTTCAATGGCCTGCCCAAGATCGAAGATCGCGCGAATCTGATCGCCTATCTCGAAAGCCAGCAGTAAGCCTTGTGCGCTTGCCGAATGTCAGGGCGTCCCATGGGGCGCCCTTTTGCATTTGGCATTTGTGTCGCCGGATCACGCATTTGCATGTTGAACACTGCGGTTCGGCTGCTAGCCTGTTGGCAGGCTGGTCCCTGCCGGACCGGAAGATGGACAAGAGGATCAGCAAGACCCCATGAAGATGCGAATGTTGCGACATGCCCCGATGGTTGCCCTTCTGGCCTTGCTGCCGGGCTATGCGATCGGACAAGAGCAACCTGCTTCGACGGCGGTCGAGCCTTCTGCAACCACACCGAAGAAAACGGTCGTCTCGCATGGCATCTCGACTTTCGGGGCGCCGGAACTGCCGGCGGATTACAAGCATCTGCCCTATGTGAACCCCGATGCGCCCAAGGGGGGCGAGATTTCGGAATGGGCGCTTGGCGGGTTCGACAGCTACAACCCCTTCACCCATCGGGGCCGCGCCGGGCCGCTTTCGGTCATCATGCTGGAACGGCTTATGGAGGATTCGCAGGATGAACGCGGTTCGTCCTATTGCCTGATCTGCGAGACGATCGAATATCCGGAAAGCCGCGACTGGGTCATTTTCCA
This window encodes:
- a CDS encoding c-type cytochrome, translating into MFDTMTITKAAGAFIGALLFLLLMNWAASGIFHVGSSGHGEEEHAQAYTIPVESAGDDGEVVDEGPDFEVVYASADAAAGEKVFGKCKACHKLDGSDGVGPHLNGVVGRTVASVGGFSYSDGMQAHGGDWTPAALQEFLTSPKSVVKGTKMAFNGLPKIEDRANLIAYLESQQ